Proteins encoded together in one Carya illinoinensis cultivar Pawnee chromosome 3, C.illinoinensisPawnee_v1, whole genome shotgun sequence window:
- the LOC122304197 gene encoding polyamine oxidase 2-like, with product MKSVGTKNNPQLRRGLCSNVERKPSVIVIGGGMAGIAAARALHDASFQVVLLESRDRIGGRVYTDYSFGFPVDLGASWLHGVCKENPLAPLIGRLGLPLYRTSGDNSVLYDHDLESYALFDMEGNQVPQELVTKVGEAFEGILKETDKIREESSEDMSIFRAFSIVFERKPELRLEGLAYNVLQWYLCRMEGWFAADAETISLKCWDQEELLPGGHGLMVRGYIPVINTLAKGLDIHLGHRVTKIVRRYNGVKVTVENGRTFVADAAIVAVPLGVLKAKSISFEPKLPEWKEMAIADLGVGIENKILLHFEKVFWPNVEFLGVVAETSYGCSYFLNLHKATGRSVLVYMPAGQLAKDIEKMSDEAAANFAHMQLKRILPNASAPIQYLVSRWGTDVNSLGSYSYDTVGKSHDLYERLRIPVDNLFFAGEATSSNFPGSVHGAFSTGLMAAEDCRMRVLERYGELDLFQPVMGEEGSVSVPLLISRM from the exons ATGAAGTCTGTAGGCACCAAGAATAATCCCCAATTGCGCAGAG GTCTTTGCTCAAATGTCGAGAGGAAGCCATCTGTCATTGTCATTGGCGGCGGTATGGCTGGAATTGCAGCTGCGCGTGCTCTTCATGATGCCTCATTTCAG GTTGTCTTGTTGGAATCACGGGATAGGATTGGCGGTCGTGTTTATACAGACTACTCCTTTGGTTTTCCAGTTGACTTGGGTGCATCATG GTTGCATGGAGTGTGCAAAGAGAATCCCTTGGCACCATTGATTGGGAGATTAGGACTACCCTTATACCGTACTAGTGGGGACAACTCTGTGCTGTATGATCATGATTTGGAGAG CTATGCACTCTTTGATATGGAAGGGAATCAAGTTCCTCAGGAATTAGTCACTAAAGTTGGTGAAGCATTTGAGGGTATTTTAAAGGAG ACGGATAAAATAAGAGAGGAATCAAGCGAAGACATGTCCATATTCCGTGCTTTCTCAATTGTTTTTGAAAGGAAGCCAGAATTGAG GTTGGAGGGGCTTGCTTATAATGTTCTTCAGTGGTATTTATGTAGAATGGAAGGCTGGTTTGCTGCGGATGCTGAGACCATCTCACTAAAATGTTGGGATCAG GAAGAACTGCTCCCTGGTGGTCATGGGCTTATGGTAAGGGGCTACATCCCAGTTATAAACACTCTTGCAAAAGGTCTAGACATCCATTTGGGCCACAG GGTTACAAAGATTGTAAGGCGTTATAATGGAGTGAAGGTAACAGTAGAAAATGGGAGAACATTTGTTGCAGATGCTGCTATTGTTGCTGTACCTCTTGGTGTGCTGAAAGCAAAAAGCATAAGCTTTGAGCCAAAGCTCCCAGAGTGGAAGGAAATGGCCATTGCTGACCTTGGAGTAGGGATTGAGAATAAAATACTGTTGCACTTTGAAAAGGTGTTCTGGCCAAATGTGGAGTTCTTAGGAGTTGTTGCAGAGACATCTTATGGTTGCAGCTACTTTCTAAATCTTCACAAGGCTACTGGTCGCTCTGTCCTTGTTTATATGCCTGCCGGGCAGCTAGCCAAAGACATTGAGAAAATGTCTGATGAAGCTGCTGCTAATTTTGCTCACATGCAACTCAAAAGGATCCTTCCAAATGCTTCTGCCCCG ATTCAGTATCTTGTTTCTCGTTGGGGCACAGATGTTAACTCACTTGGCTCCTATAGCTATGATACAGTAGGCAAATCCCATGATCTGTATGAGAGGCTAAGGATCCCAGTGGATAACTTATTCTTTGCGGGGGAGGCAACAAGCTCGAACTTCCCAGGTTCGGTGCACGGTGCTTTCTCAACTGGACTGATGGCTGCTGAAGACTGTAGGATGCGGGTCTTGGAACGATATGGGGAGTTGGATTTGTTCCAGCCGGTCATGGGTGAGGAGGGCTCAGTGTCAGTCCCACTATTGATCTCCCGGATGTAA